The genomic segment GGCGGCCTCGGCGCGCCGGTGCTGATGTATCTGGCCGCGGCCGGCGTCGGCACGCTCGACATCGTCGACGACGACATCGTCACGCTGTCGAATCTGCAGCGCCAAGTGATTCACGCTACGCCCGACATCGGCGCCCGCAAGGCCGACAGTGCGGCCAGCCGGATCCTCGCACTCAATCCCAACGTACGCGTGGTGCAGCACCGGGTGCGGCTCGACGGCTCCAATGCGCTGGCCCTGATCGGCGGCTGCGACCTAGTGCTCGACGGTTCGGATAATTTCGCCACGCGCTATTTGGTGTCCGACGCCTGCTATCTGGCGAAGAAGCCGCTGATCACTGCGGCGCTCGGCCAGTTCGACGGATCGCTGACCACGATCCGCGCCCACGAGCGCAACGCCGCGGGCGAACCCAACCCGACCTATCGTTGCCTGTTTCCAGAACCGCCGCCGGCCGGCACCGTGCCGAGCTGCGAGGAAGCCGGGGTGATGGGAGCGCTCGCCGGCGTGCTCGGCTCGATGATGGCGCTGGAGGCGATCCGTGAAATCGTCAGCTTCGGCGAAGGCCTGGTCGGACGGCTGGTGATGATCGACGCCCGCGCCATGCGGTTCGAGACGCTGCGCTACAGCCGCGATCCGCAAAACCCGCTGAATGGCGATGCGCCGACCATCACCGATCTGAGCCGGCACCTCTGAGGCGCAGCCTGGCCTGAGGGCTGCGCCACGTTGGCTCTGGACAGTGCGAGCGCTTCGCAGGCATCACTGTTTCCAGCGCCGTTGAATCGGCGAGGCGGTGAGGACGGCGGAGGGTCAGACCCAGATGGCGGGCACGGCGAAGCGCGGGCTGTTTTCCGGCGACGGGATCGCGGCACCGCTGCGGCACGCACTGTTCCGGCGGATCTGGCTGGCGAGCCTGTTGTCCAATCTCGGCCTGATGATCAACGGCGTCGGCGCCGCCTGGGCGATGACGCAGATGACCTCGTCCGCCGACAAGGTGGCGCTGGTGCAGACCGCCCTGATGCTGCCGATCATGCTGGTGGCGATGCCGGCCGGCGCGATCGCCGACATGTACGACCGCCGCCTGGTCGCGCTGGCGGCGCTCGGCATCGGCCTCGCCGGAGCCACCACGCTGGCTGCGCTGGCGCATTTCGGCTTGGTGACGCCGAACACGCTGCTGCTTTTCTGTTTCGTGATCGGCACCGGCATGGCGCTGTTCGGGCCGTCCTGGCAGGCCTCGGTGTCCGAGCAGGTGCCGGCCGAAACGCTGCCGGCCGCGGTGGCGCTGAACGGCATCAGCTACAATATCGCACGCAGCTTCGGCCCGGCGGTGGGCGGCATCGTGGTGGCGGCCGCGGGCGCGGTGGCCGCATTCGCCGCCAATGCGGTGCTGTATCTACCGCTGCTGATCGTGCTGCTGCTATGGCGGCGGGAGAGCGAGCCGCCGCGGCTGCCGCCGGAGCGGCTGAACCGCGCGATCGTCTCTGGCGTGCGCTACATCACCAACTCGCCGGCAATCCGCATCGTGCTGACCCGCACGCTGGTGACCGGCATCGCCGGCAGCTCGGTGCTGGCCCTGATGCCGCTGGTGGCGCGCGACCTGCTGCACAGCGGCGCCGAGACCTACGGGCTGCTGCTCGGCGCGTTCGGCATCGGCGCGGTGATCGGCGCACTCAATGTCGGGATTGCGCGGCAGCGCCTGAGCAGTGAAGCCGCGGTTCGGCTGTGCGCGATGATCATGGGCGTGGCGATGGCGGTGATCGCGATCAGCCGCTCGCCGCTGCTCACCGCCGCAGCGCTGGTGATCGCGGGCGCGGTGTGGATGCTGGCGATCGCGCTGTTCAACATCGGCGTTCAGCTCTCGGCCCCACGCTGGGTGGCGGGCCGTTCGCTCGCCGCATTCCAGGCCTCGATCTCCGGCGGCATCGCGATCGGCAGCTGGGGCTGGGGCCACGTCGCCGACCTGGCCGGCGTCGCGCCGTCGATGCTGCTGTCGGGGCTGGCGATGCTGGCTTCTCCAGTGCTCGCCTTCCTGCTGCCGATGCCACCAGTCGGCACCCGCACCGAGGATGCCGAGCTGCTCGCCGACCCGGAAGTGAAACTGGCGCTGACGTCGCGCAGCGGTCCGGTGGTGATCGAAATCGAGTACCGGATCGATGCCGACGAAGCGCGCGCGTTTCACAACGTGATGCAGGAGGTGCAGCTCAGCCGTCAGCGCAACGGCGCCTATGGCTGGTCGATCGCGCGGGACATCGCCGATCCGGAATTGTGGACCGAACGCTATCACTGCCCGACCTGGCTCGATTACTTGCGCCAGCGCAGCCGATCGACCCAGGACGATCGCGCGCTGCACCGCCGCGCGATCGCATTTCATCGCGGCGTGGATCCGATCCGGGTCCGCCGGATGCTGGAGCGGCCGTTCGGCTCGGTGCGCTGGAAAGAAGAGTCGCCAGACCGTACTACCGCCACCGAAGTGCTACCTGTCGCCGGCGTCAGCGGCGGGTCAACATAGAGGGTCGATGTCGTCCCGCGTCATGGTCGGGCTTGTCTTGACCACTCCCAACTTCGCTCCTGACGAAACCTTAAAAACGCGGGTGCCCGCGACAACCGCGCATGGACGGATGACGTATTGAACCGATCTGTTACTGACCGTTGTCAGTCAGCACCTTGGCGCATTTGGCGCTGAGCTTGGCGCGGTTCTGCTGCAGGCAGTTCAGGATCGCCCCGTCGGACTCGTTCATCACCGCCCGGCACAGCCGCGACACATCTCGGCCGCAGCCAGGGTCAGGGCGGCGCTCCTGCGCCTGCGCGGCGCCGGCGATCAGGGTGAGGCAAATGAGCGGACCGACGATCTTCAACATGCTTGGTATCCAAATCAGAGCTGAGACTGTTCAGCTGGACCAATGCGATCCATGCACAACCGTTCCCGTCGCACGCGACGACCGCTGCGCTGCTGACAGGCTGGTTGTTGCGACAACGTCTCCTAACCGTCGTTCGGAACGATAACGGTCGGCTTGGTCATCTCGACGACGTCCTTGGCCTGGTCGGTGAGAACGCGGAATTGCGTCTGCAGGAATTCGGTCTGGATCCGAACCACGTCCTGAAAGTCCTTGGCGTGCAAGAGCTGCTGCGAGAAATCGAACGTCGCCTGAACGTTGCGGTCGACATAGCCCTTCAGCGTCGTGGCCTGGCTGCTCTGCCCCATCGGCACCACCGACATGCTCTTGCTGATAAACTCGAGGTAGTTGGTCATCGCGCCGCGCGCCTGCTCGAGGTTCTTGGTCATCACGTTCAGGATGACGTCGGACGAGTTCTTGTCTGCCATCGCGATCTCCTCGAGGCTCTCCGGTTACCCAAGCACCAGATGGCCGCACGGCCGGAGCCCTGTGCATGCCATTCACGCGCGACAATGATCGCAAAATCTGCAGCGCCGTCCAGTACTAACTGCGGAGCCTTTAAAGATGCCTAACCGCCGACACGCGAACGGCGGGCGTGGAGCTGGCCACACCCGCCGTTGCCGATGTCGGTTCGAAGCGCGCCGCCAAAGCGGCGCGGCGTCGAATTAGTTGAAGCGCGCGCGGTCGAGCTGATCCATGCCCTTCTGCGACCGGTAGATCTCCAGGCAGTACCAGGCCAGCACCAGCAGCGTGCCGATCCGCACCACCGAGGTCGGCAGCATCAGGCTGAGCGCGATGATCAGCAGCGGCACCGCGGCAGCCTTCACCACCTTGGCGCGATCATCGAAGATCGGGAAGAACCAGACCTTGTTCTCCGCCGCCCAGAACGGCGGCTTCACGCGCTGCAGGCCGTAGCGCGACCAGGTATCCTTGAAACCGAGGTCGCGCGCCCACACCAGATACAGCGTGACCCAGAACGCCAGGAAGGCCACGACGACGGACATCGGTCCGGCGGCGAAGCCGATGAGCAGAAGCACTGCGACCGCGAGTGCGATGAACCAGTTTTGCATCGGAGAGAACCTTTGAGACTGACAGGAGCCCGCGGGTGCTTGGATCAGCCGCCGGCTCCCAGACGCGAACTGCCTGCGTTACTTGCGGGCGCAGGACACCACGATCGAGGAGGAGCTCGGGCCGCAGCTCGCGGTCATCTGCCCGTTCTCCAGAGTGAGGTTGTCGCTGAACTTGGCGCTGCTTGGCCCAATGCAGATCGCGGAGATCAGCGCTTCATCCGTCTCGCACGAGGTCGGGCAGCCGTTCGACGAGCAGGTCGACGACGACACGGTGCGGAAGGCACTGACCGGCGGCGCGACCGGCGTGGCGGCGACGGCGGGTTCGATCAGGGCCGGATGAGGCACACCGACCTGGTTCACCACCGACAGCGCGGCAACGAACGCGATGGCACCGAGGAAGATCATCGATGAGGAGCGCATACTACCTCCATACCTGTTGGAATTGTCACCAGACGGTTTGCAACTGCAGCATGTTATCAACGCCTCGGAATTTCAACAGGCGCAAGTTTCAGCACGCTTAAGGACAGAGCAACCGCTACTAAGGATGACGTCGGCGCAGTGCGATCGTCGCCACAACGCGCGCCGATGACGCGCGGATCACGGCGGCTCAAGATTCCGCGCAGCCCTTCACGACCGACCGCTTGTTGCGATGTTACCGTCGCTCATCGGTCTGCGCGAGTTGGTGATTTGCCGGACACACCGGCCGTTCGGGAGGACATTCGAATCCGCCATCAGGGACTCGCCGGAGGGGCAGCAACGCGACGCTCGCCAGCTCGCGCGCATTCGGACAAGACGGTTCTGACGACGAAGGCAGAGCATCGCTGGCCACCGGCCCAGTCCGCAATGTGCCGGTGATTCGGCATTTCCCGGACAAGGACACCACGAGGGCCGCGTGCCCCGAATCACTTCGCTAGATCGGACCACCGCTGCCGGCATCATTCGGCTCAAGAAGCGACCATGCGGCCTAGGCACGAGAATTCGAGCAGCCCCAACGGCTTGATGCTCTGCAGAATCTGTCAGCGAATCGATAGGTTCAGGGGCCTACAACACCCTGCGCTCCATCCGCCTCATGAGGAGGTGGGAGCACTCGCCGTGACATCGAGGCTCTCTGCCGGTCCTGAATGAGACGGACGAAGGCAGTAGAGCCGACGCCAGACGCCGCCGGCGACGTTTAAGCCTAATCATCGACGGCATCCGCATGCTTCTCGCCGCTGATCGCAACCACGAAGTTCCATCATGAATAATGCATTTCTGCTCAAACTGCATCGCTGGACCAGTCTGGTGTTCGCGCTGCCGCTGCTCGCCATCATCGTCACCGGACTGATCCTGTCAGTCGAGCCGATGCTGCAAGGCCGCGGCCTGCCGGCCGGGACGCTCGATGCCGCCCGCCTCACGGGGCTGATCGAACGCTACGATCCGCAGGGACAGGCCCGCGGGGTCGCGATCAACGCCTCCGGCCAACAGATGCGGCTGCTCGGGGTCAATGCGCCACCGATCGATCTTGCGACCGGCGAAGCGGCTGCCGCCAGCGATCCGACCGGCGACCTGCTGCTATGGGCGCGGCGCACTCATGAGCGCCTGCTCGGCTACGAATGGCTGGTGATCGCCTCGACCATCGCCATGACGGTGCTGATGACGATCGGCGTGCTGATGGGGCTGCCGCGGCTGCGCAACAGCCTCGCCGGCTGGCACAAGGGCGCAGCGTGGTTCACGCTGCCGCTGTTGCTGCTCAGCCCCCTCACTGCGCTGTGCATGGCGTTCGGCCTGACGTTCTCCAGCGGCCCGCCGCCGGCCCGCATGACCATCAAGCTGACCGACGCGGTGCAGCAGATCGCGCAATCGCACGACGTGTCACACTTGGCGATGATCGCCAATCGCGGCGGGCGGATGATGGCGCGGATCTACGAAGACGGCGAGCTGCGCGCCTACACCTTCACGCCGGACGGCATCACGCCGCTGCCGCGCAACTGGCCACGGTTGCTGCACGAAGGCAATTGGTCGACTTGGCTGTCCGGCACGCTCAACGTCATCACCTCGGTGGTGCTGCTCGGGCTGCTGATCACCGGCGTCTGGCTGTGGACCCGGCGCAAGCTGCGGCGCCGCCCACAGCGGCCGGCGACGCAACCGTCCTGACGCAACCCGCGTGACGCCTCGGCAGGATTGAGAAAGGCTTAGCCGGATCGCTCGAATTGCACCCAAGCGGTGCACGGATCGTTGGGAGGTGCGGGCGTCTTCTGCCCGCACCTGTCCGCCGCAACGAGCGCGTCCATGTCCAGCATTTCGTCGATTGCCGTCTCCGGCCTGAAAGCAGCGACCCGCCGGCTTGAGGTGTCGGCCAGCAACATCGCCAATCAGCAATCGACCGGCGCGCTTCCCGGCGCCAACGGCACGGTGCCGGCCGGTGCGCCGCGGGCTTACAAGCCGCTGCAGGTCAATCAGACCGATACATCGACCGGCGGCACGCAGACCAGCCTGAGCACGACCTCGCCCGCCACCGTCCCGGTGTCCGACCCGCAAGCGCCGTTCGCCAGTGCGGACGGCATGGTGGCGGCGCCGAACGTCGACCTGGCGCAGGAATTCATCGGCCAGATGGTCGCCAAATACAGCTACACCGCCAACCTCGCCTCGCTGAAGGCAGACCGCGAGATGAGCAAGGCGCTGCTCGACGCGAAGGTGTAGCTCCTTTCGTCATTGCGAGGCGGCGCAGCCGCCGAAGCAATCCAGCTCAGTGCACCGAAGGCTGGCTCGCTTCGCGGAGCCTGTCATCGGGCGGCGCTTCGCGCCGACCCGTTGGCTCGCAATGACGATGCCAGAGGCCGCAACTAACCGATCGGCCCACTCGCCACGCGCGGCGCGAAATCGGGGACACCGATCTCGTCCTTGCGATGGCAGGCGACGTAGTGTTCGTGGCCGGCGGCGTCGAGAAAGGGCAACTCTGCCCGGCAGCGCGCCTCGGCAAACGGGCAGCGTTGCGCGAAGCGGCAGCCGGGCGGCGGATCGACCGGCGACGGCGGTTCGCCCTTGACCAGATACTTCGCCTTCAGCTCGTCGCGGAGCGGACCGGGCGGCACGGCGGCCGACACCAGCGACCACGTGTAAGGATGACGCGGCGCGGTGAACAGGGCCGAGGCCGGCGCCTGCTCGGCGATCTTGCCGAGATACATCACGGCGATCTCATCGCAGAACTGCTGGATGACGCCGAGATCGTGCGAGATGAAGATGTAGGTGAGGCCGCGCTCGCGCTGCAGCTTCTTGAGCAGGTTCAGGATCTGGGCCTGGATCGCGACGTCGAGCGCGGAGACCGCCTCGTCGCAGACGATCAGCTCGGGCTCCGGCGCCAGTGCGCGCGCGATGCACAGCCGCTGCCGCTGACCGCCCGAAAACTGATGCGGAAACAGATCGGCCGCCTCCGGCGGCAGGCCGACCTCGGCGAGCAGCTTGCGGACCCTGGCGTCGCGTTCGCTGCGGCTGCCGATCTCGAGCAGATCGAGCGGCTCGCGGATCTGGTCGCCGGCGCGGCGGCGCGGGTCGAGCGCCGAGAACGGGTCCTGAAACACGATCTGCAGGTGCTTGCGCGCCTTGCGCAGCGGCTCGCCGGTGAGCGGCATGATGTCTTCGCCGCGAAACACCACCTGCCCTGAGGTCGCCTGCACCAGCCGCATGATCGCCTGCGCGGTGGTCGATTTGCCCGAGCCGCTTTCGCCGACGATGCCGAAGGTGGTGCCCCGCTTGACGCGGAAGCTGACGCCGTCGACCGCATGAACGAAAGACGGTTTACCCCACGGCCGCTTACGGCCGGTGCGGAAGTGCACCACGAGGTCGTTGACGTCGAGCAGATAGGGATCGCCGTCGGCCGGGCGCAGATCTTCATGGATCATCATGCGGCGATCTCCTCGGCACGCCAGCACGACACCGCATGACCCGCGGCGATCGTCCCAAGCGGCGGCTGCGGTAGCGACCGACATGCCTCCGAGGCATTGGCGCAACGCGCCAGGAATGCGCAATCCGGCCCGCGATTGCCGAGCGCCGGCACCATGCCGGGAATCTCGCCGAGATCGACCCACTCCTCCGGCTTGGCGACACCGACGGTCAGATGCGGCACGCAGCCGAGCAGGCCGCGCGTATAGGGATGGCGCGGCCGCGCCGCGATCTCATGCGCCGGCCCGGTCTCGATGCAGCGACCGGCATAGAGCACGGCGATATCGTCGGCGAGTTCAGCGACCGCGCCGAGATCGTGGGTGATCAGCACGATCGCGGCCTCTGTCTCGTCCTGGAGCTGGGCGAGCAGGTCGAAGATCTGCGCCTGCACGGTGACGTCGAGCGCAGTTGTCGGCTCGTCGGCGATCAAGAGCTTCGGCCGGCAGGCGAGCGCCATCGCAATCATCACCCGCTGCCGCATGCCGCCGGACATCTGATGCGGATAGGCCTTGGCGCGCTGTTCGGCCGCCGGGATCTGCACCGCCTTGAGAAACTGCACCGCCTGCTCGGCGGCGTCCTTGCGGCTGAGCCGCCGGTGATAATACAGCACCTCGGCGATCTGATCGCCGACGGTGTAGAGCGGGTTCAGCGCCGTCATCGGCTCCTGGAACACCATCGACATCGCATCGCCCCGCAACGCCCGCATCCGCTTCGGCCGCGCGGTGAGCAGATCCTCGCCGTCGAGCACGATGCGTCCGCCGGTGACCACGAAGCCTTCCGGCAGCAGCCGCATGATCGCCAGCGCCGTCATGCTCTTGCCGCAGCCGGATTCGCCGACCAGCGCGATGGTGCGGCCCTTTTGAACCGTGAAAGACAGATTCTCCAGCACCGGCACGAGATCGCCGTCGCGATTGGTCATGCTGACGCTGAGATTCTCGACTGATAGGACCGGCGCCATTATCACCTCCGCCGCAGCCGCGGATTGACCGCATCGTTGACGCCGTCGCCGACCAGGCTGACCGCGAGCACGGCAAGGAAGATCGCGGCGCCCGGGAACGTCACCGCCCACCAGGCGTCGAGCACGTAGTTGCGGTTCTGGCCGATCATCAGGCCCCAGCTCATGGTGTTGGGATCGCCGAGGCCGAGGAAGCTGAGGCCGCCCTCGAACAGGATCGCGGTGCCGATCGCCAGCGTCGCCGAGACGATGATCGGCGGCAACGCGTTCGGCAGCACCACGCGCAAGATCAGATGCAGACTGCCGGCACCGGCGGCGCGCGAGGCCTTGATGAAATCGAGATCCCGCAACCGCATGAATTCGGCGCGCGTCAAGCGCGCCGCCGAAGTCCAGCTCACCGCGCCGATCGCCAGCGTGATGGTCGACAGCTTGGGACCGAACAGCGTCACCAGCACCATTGCAAACAGCAGCGGCGGCAGCACCTGAAAGAACTCGGCGATCTTGACCAGGAGCGCATCGACCCAGCCGCCGAAGAAGCCGGCGAGCGCTCCGACGGTGACGCCGATCACGATCGTGATCAGCGCCGCCACGGCGCCCACCGTCAGCGTGGCACGGCCGCCATAGATCAGCCCGGCCAGCACGTCGCGGCCAAGATAGTCGGTGCCGAGCGGAGCGTCGGCCGCCGGCGCGGCAAACGGCAGGCCGACGATGTCGAGCGGATCGACCGGATACAGCCACGGGCCGAGCGCGGTGCCGGCGAGCAGCAGCAGGAGCAGGATTGCGCCGGCGACGCCGGACGGACTTTTCATGAACTGGCGCAGCGCAGCCCGGGCCGGCGAAACCGCCTTCGGCACTTTGCTGACGCTGGGAAGGGGCTTCTGTGCCATCGCGAGCGAAGACTCCATCGTGCTCATCGGGCACCTGCGCGGATACGGGGATCGATCAGGCGGTACACCAGGTCGGTGAGGATATTGGCCGCGATCACCATCACGGCGGAGAAGAACAGCACGCCCATCAGCGTCGGGTAGTCACGGCGCAGGATCGAGTCGAACACCAGCCGCCCCATGCCCGGCCAGGAGTACACCGTCTCCACCAGCACGGCGCCGGCGAACAGATTGCCGAACTGCAGGCCGACCACGGTGACGATCGGAATTAGCGTGTTGCGCAGCGCGTGCTTGACAAGCACCACCCGCTCCGGCAGCCCCTTGGCGCGCGCGGTGCGGATGTAGTCCGCCGACAGCACGTCGATCATGTTGACGCGGGCGAGCCGGGAATATTGCGCGACGAATACCAGCCCCAGCGTGATCGACGGCAGCACCAGATGCTTGGCGACGTCGGCCGCGTAGGCGAAGCCGGTTTTCGGATTGACCACGTCGGTCATGCCGTTGACCGGCAGTATCGGCCACACCGATCCGAACAGCAGCAGAAGCAGCAGGCCAGTCCAGAAGATCGGCGCTGCGTGGCCGGCGAGCGCCAGCACGGTGACGCCGTGGCTGAGCAGGCCGTTCGGGCGCCGGGCGCTGATCACGCCGAGCACCGTGCCGATCAGCACCGCCACCACAAGCGAGGCCGCCGCCAGATACAGCGTCGCGGGCAGCCGCTGCAGGATCAGGCCGAGCACCGGCTGGTTGAAGTAGTAGGAGTAGCCGAAGTCGCCATGCGCCACCTTGCCGAGATAGGTGAACATCTGTTCGAGCAGGCTGTGGTCGAGACCGTATTTTGCCCGCAGCGCCGCGATCACCTCGGGCGACGCCCCACCCATCTCGCCGGCGATC from the Rhodopseudomonas palustris genome contains:
- a CDS encoding MFS transporter yields the protein MAGTAKRGLFSGDGIAAPLRHALFRRIWLASLLSNLGLMINGVGAAWAMTQMTSSADKVALVQTALMLPIMLVAMPAGAIADMYDRRLVALAALGIGLAGATTLAALAHFGLVTPNTLLLFCFVIGTGMALFGPSWQASVSEQVPAETLPAAVALNGISYNIARSFGPAVGGIVVAAAGAVAAFAANAVLYLPLLIVLLLWRRESEPPRLPPERLNRAIVSGVRYITNSPAIRIVLTRTLVTGIAGSSVLALMPLVARDLLHSGAETYGLLLGAFGIGAVIGALNVGIARQRLSSEAAVRLCAMIMGVAMAVIAISRSPLLTAAALVIAGAVWMLAIALFNIGVQLSAPRWVAGRSLAAFQASISGGIAIGSWGWGHVADLAGVAPSMLLSGLAMLASPVLAFLLPMPPVGTRTEDAELLADPEVKLALTSRSGPVVIEIEYRIDADEARAFHNVMQEVQLSRQRNGAYGWSIARDIADPELWTERYHCPTWLDYLRQRSRSTQDDRALHRRAIAFHRGVDPIRVRRMLERPFGSVRWKEESPDRTTATEVLPVAGVSGGST
- a CDS encoding flagellar basal body rod protein FlgC, whose amino-acid sequence is MSSISSIAVSGLKAATRRLEVSASNIANQQSTGALPGANGTVPAGAPRAYKPLQVNQTDTSTGGTQTSLSTTSPATVPVSDPQAPFASADGMVAAPNVDLAQEFIGQMVAKYSYTANLASLKADREMSKALLDAKV
- a CDS encoding HesA/MoeB/ThiF family protein — translated: MLSAEELERYARHIVLRDVGGPGQAALKSARVLVVGAGGLGAPVLMYLAAAGVGTLDIVDDDIVTLSNLQRQVIHATPDIGARKADSAASRILALNPNVRVVQHRVRLDGSNALALIGGCDLVLDGSDNFATRYLVSDACYLAKKPLITAALGQFDGSLTTIRAHERNAAGEPNPTYRCLFPEPPPAGTVPSCEEAGVMGALAGVLGSMMALEAIREIVSFGEGLVGRLVMIDARAMRFETLRYSRDPQNPLNGDAPTITDLSRHL
- a CDS encoding ABC transporter permease, whose product is MALLTHLFGKLANAVALLLAVLVMNFCLIHLAPGDPVQVIAGEMGGASPEVIAALRAKYGLDHSLLEQMFTYLGKVAHGDFGYSYYFNQPVLGLILQRLPATLYLAAASLVVAVLIGTVLGVISARRPNGLLSHGVTVLALAGHAAPIFWTGLLLLLLFGSVWPILPVNGMTDVVNPKTGFAYAADVAKHLVLPSITLGLVFVAQYSRLARVNMIDVLSADYIRTARAKGLPERVVLVKHALRNTLIPIVTVVGLQFGNLFAGAVLVETVYSWPGMGRLVFDSILRRDYPTLMGVLFFSAVMVIAANILTDLVYRLIDPRIRAGAR
- a CDS encoding PepSY-associated TM helix domain-containing protein encodes the protein MNNAFLLKLHRWTSLVFALPLLAIIVTGLILSVEPMLQGRGLPAGTLDAARLTGLIERYDPQGQARGVAINASGQQMRLLGVNAPPIDLATGEAAAASDPTGDLLLWARRTHERLLGYEWLVIASTIAMTVLMTIGVLMGLPRLRNSLAGWHKGAAWFTLPLLLLSPLTALCMAFGLTFSSGPPPARMTIKLTDAVQQIAQSHDVSHLAMIANRGGRMMARIYEDGELRAYTFTPDGITPLPRNWPRLLHEGNWSTWLSGTLNVITSVVLLGLLITGVWLWTRRKLRRRPQRPATQPS
- a CDS encoding phasin family protein, whose translation is MADKNSSDVILNVMTKNLEQARGAMTNYLEFISKSMSVVPMGQSSQATTLKGYVDRNVQATFDFSQQLLHAKDFQDVVRIQTEFLQTQFRVLTDQAKDVVEMTKPTVIVPNDG
- a CDS encoding ABC transporter ATP-binding protein, which produces MMIHEDLRPADGDPYLLDVNDLVVHFRTGRKRPWGKPSFVHAVDGVSFRVKRGTTFGIVGESGSGKSTTAQAIMRLVQATSGQVVFRGEDIMPLTGEPLRKARKHLQIVFQDPFSALDPRRRAGDQIREPLDLLEIGSRSERDARVRKLLAEVGLPPEAADLFPHQFSGGQRQRLCIARALAPEPELIVCDEAVSALDVAIQAQILNLLKKLQRERGLTYIFISHDLGVIQQFCDEIAVMYLGKIAEQAPASALFTAPRHPYTWSLVSAAVPPGPLRDELKAKYLVKGEPPSPVDPPPGCRFAQRCPFAEARCRAELPFLDAAGHEHYVACHRKDEIGVPDFAPRVASGPIG
- a CDS encoding ABC transporter ATP-binding protein — its product is MAPVLSVENLSVSMTNRDGDLVPVLENLSFTVQKGRTIALVGESGCGKSMTALAIMRLLPEGFVVTGGRIVLDGEDLLTARPKRMRALRGDAMSMVFQEPMTALNPLYTVGDQIAEVLYYHRRLSRKDAAEQAVQFLKAVQIPAAEQRAKAYPHQMSGGMRQRVMIAMALACRPKLLIADEPTTALDVTVQAQIFDLLAQLQDETEAAIVLITHDLGAVAELADDIAVLYAGRCIETGPAHEIAARPRHPYTRGLLGCVPHLTVGVAKPEEWVDLGEIPGMVPALGNRGPDCAFLARCANASEACRSLPQPPLGTIAAGHAVSCWRAEEIAA
- a CDS encoding ABC transporter permease — encoded protein: MSTMESSLAMAQKPLPSVSKVPKAVSPARAALRQFMKSPSGVAGAILLLLLLAGTALGPWLYPVDPLDIVGLPFAAPAADAPLGTDYLGRDVLAGLIYGGRATLTVGAVAALITIVIGVTVGALAGFFGGWVDALLVKIAEFFQVLPPLLFAMVLVTLFGPKLSTITLAIGAVSWTSAARLTRAEFMRLRDLDFIKASRAAGAGSLHLILRVVLPNALPPIIVSATLAIGTAILFEGGLSFLGLGDPNTMSWGLMIGQNRNYVLDAWWAVTFPGAAIFLAVLAVSLVGDGVNDAVNPRLRRR